One window of the Pseudofrankia sp. DC12 genome contains the following:
- a CDS encoding SDR family NAD(P)-dependent oxidoreductase, with amino-acid sequence MATTAAAVSRPAGVALVTGASSGIGAAFVRELNRRGYALILVARDRNRLEAMARTLACSAEILRADLTDADGLAAVERRLADPARPVDLLVNNAGAGTYGRVTETEAESLAATVDLNVLAVVRLTRAALPGMLSRHHGGVINVSSVVSTSAAPGMAAYAATKAFVDSWTRSLGGELDGTPVTVTCVRPGWTRSEFHDRAGQTVGDVPGTLWHDPDAVARIALDAHGAGRLFCVPRLPPAIEARVLAEKIGRRGLREVERLASAVRRS; translated from the coding sequence ATGGCCACGACTGCGGCCGCAGTGTCCCGACCCGCCGGCGTCGCGCTCGTGACCGGCGCCTCGTCGGGGATTGGCGCGGCATTCGTCCGGGAGCTCAATCGCCGTGGCTACGCCCTGATCCTGGTGGCCCGGGACCGAAACCGCCTGGAGGCCATGGCCCGGACCCTGGCCTGCTCGGCCGAGATCCTCCGCGCCGACCTCACCGACGCCGACGGGCTGGCGGCGGTCGAACGCCGCCTCGCCGACCCCGCACGTCCAGTCGACCTCCTGGTCAACAATGCCGGGGCCGGAACGTACGGCCGCGTCACCGAGACCGAGGCCGAGTCCCTGGCCGCCACGGTCGACCTCAATGTCCTCGCCGTGGTCCGCCTGACCCGCGCGGCCTTGCCTGGCATGCTCAGCCGCCACCACGGCGGCGTCATCAACGTGTCGTCCGTCGTCAGCACCAGCGCGGCTCCCGGGATGGCGGCCTACGCGGCGACCAAGGCGTTCGTCGACAGCTGGACGCGGTCGCTGGGCGGCGAACTCGACGGCACGCCCGTCACCGTGACGTGCGTGCGGCCCGGTTGGACCAGGTCCGAGTTCCACGACCGAGCCGGGCAGACGGTGGGGGACGTCCCGGGCACACTGTGGCACGATCCCGACGCTGTGGCCCGGATCGCGCTCGACGCCCACGGCGCCGGACGGCTGTTCTGCGTTCCCCGCCTGCCGCCGGCGATCGAGGCGCGCGTGCTCGCCGAGAAGATCGGCCGGCGTGGTCTCCGCGAGGTCGAGCGGTTGGCGTCTGCGGTACGGCGCTCGTAG
- a CDS encoding NF041680 family putative transposase: MASEVEDAAAVLPVFRREFYDCLTARADALFELTDAVLCTEGPVRSLVGLSLAPEHRRGHGALYDAVSHGRLDVDRLRRAVDRLPLPRMADGRLVLAVDVTSWLRPDAPTSSDRLFCHVYGRARSQSQLIPGWPYSFVAALEPGRTSWTAILDVVRLGPADDATAVTAGQIRAVVGRLVAAGHWCDGDPDVLVVMDAGYDVTRLAYVLADLPVELLGRIRCDRVLRLPKPPRRPGVNGRPPKHGPEFALDKPATWPEPQHTTVTETTRYGTATAASWDRLHPRLTHRTSWIDHLGDLPVIEGTLIRLQVDHLPGDRTPKPLWLWCSTTGATPTQVDRWWQAFLRRFDLEHTFRMFKQTLGWTRPKIRGPRAADRWTWLLVAAHAQLRLARSLARDLRRPWEKPAPPGRLTPARVRRGFRNIRAAMPLPASAPKPARPGPGRPPGTRNRRPAPHHDVGKTVKRELTMTAHEQREG, encoded by the coding sequence ATCGCGTCCGAAGTCGAGGACGCCGCGGCGGTGTTGCCGGTGTTCCGCCGGGAGTTCTACGACTGTCTTACCGCGCGTGCAGACGCGCTGTTCGAGCTGACCGATGCCGTGCTGTGCACGGAAGGACCGGTGCGGTCGCTGGTGGGGCTGTCGCTGGCGCCGGAACACCGCCGCGGTCACGGCGCCCTGTATGACGCGGTCAGCCATGGCCGGCTCGACGTCGACCGGCTGCGTCGGGCAGTGGACCGGCTGCCGTTGCCACGTATGGCTGACGGCCGGTTGGTGCTGGCCGTCGATGTCACCTCCTGGCTGCGCCCGGACGCGCCTACCAGCTCCGACCGGCTGTTCTGCCATGTGTACGGCCGTGCGAGGAGCCAGTCCCAGCTGATCCCGGGCTGGCCGTACTCCTTCGTCGCCGCCCTCGAACCCGGCCGCACGTCGTGGACCGCGATCCTGGACGTGGTCCGGCTCGGCCCCGCCGACGACGCGACCGCGGTGACCGCCGGGCAGATCCGTGCGGTCGTCGGGCGGCTGGTCGCCGCCGGGCACTGGTGCGACGGTGACCCGGACGTCCTGGTCGTGATGGACGCCGGCTACGACGTCACCCGGCTGGCATACGTCCTGGCTGACCTGCCTGTCGAACTGCTCGGCCGGATCCGTTGCGACCGGGTGCTTCGGCTCCCGAAACCACCCAGACGCCCAGGCGTCAACGGCCGTCCGCCCAAACACGGCCCCGAGTTCGCCCTCGACAAGCCGGCGACCTGGCCCGAACCCCAGCACACCACGGTCACCGAGACCACCCGCTACGGCACCGCGACCGCCGCGAGCTGGGACCGGCTGCACCCCCGGCTCACCCACCGCACCAGCTGGATCGACCACCTCGGCGACCTGCCCGTCATCGAAGGCACCCTCATCCGCCTGCAGGTCGACCACCTGCCCGGCGACCGCACCCCGAAGCCGCTATGGCTGTGGTGCTCGACCACCGGTGCCACCCCGACACAGGTGGACCGCTGGTGGCAGGCGTTCCTCCGAAGATTCGATCTTGAACACACCTTCCGCATGTTCAAGCAGACCCTGGGCTGGACCCGCCCGAAGATCCGTGGCCCACGGGCCGCCGACCGCTGGACCTGGCTGCTCGTCGCCGCTCACGCCCAGCTCCGCCTTGCCCGATCCCTGGCCAGGGACCTGCGCCGCCCCTGGGAAAAACCTGCCCCACCCGGCCGGCTCACACCCGCCCGGGTCCGGCGAGGATTCCGGAACATCCGTGCGGCCATGCCCCTGCCCGCCAGCGCGCCGAAACCCGCCAGACCCGGCCCCGGACGTCCACCCGGCACACGCAACCGCAGACCGGCGCCCCACCACGACGTGGGCAAGACCGTCAAGCGGGAACTGACCATGACCGCCCACGAACAGCGAGAAGGTTAA
- a CDS encoding NUDIX hydrolase encodes MNPAHHHPEEEPDPMSAGYQAVASRQVYADKVMSLRVDDVRMPGGQVAERAVLDRPAAVTIVALDDAGRVFLLSQYRHPVGGFLIELPAGLADKPGETPFEAARRELYEEAGLRAATWHILADMRVSPGAVNQLARVYLARDLTAVPEDERYELGQAGEFEEADFHTEWLDLDEAVARVHAGEIQNSATVAGLLAAVSARTLNWKPLRPADLPWPAPLAGETR; translated from the coding sequence ATGAACCCCGCGCACCACCACCCCGAGGAGGAGCCGGACCCGATGAGTGCGGGCTACCAGGCCGTCGCGTCGCGGCAGGTCTACGCGGACAAGGTGATGTCCCTGCGGGTTGACGATGTCCGGATGCCCGGGGGCCAGGTCGCCGAGCGAGCCGTCCTCGACCGGCCAGCGGCGGTGACGATCGTGGCGCTTGACGACGCCGGACGGGTCTTCCTGCTGTCGCAGTACCGTCACCCGGTCGGCGGATTCCTGATCGAGCTACCGGCTGGACTGGCTGACAAGCCGGGGGAGACGCCCTTCGAGGCGGCCCGGCGGGAGCTGTACGAGGAGGCCGGCCTGCGGGCCGCGACCTGGCACATCCTCGCGGACATGCGCGTATCCCCCGGAGCGGTCAACCAGCTGGCCCGTGTCTATCTCGCTCGCGACCTGACCGCCGTGCCCGAGGACGAGCGTTACGAGCTCGGGCAGGCCGGCGAGTTCGAAGAGGCCGACTTCCACACCGAGTGGCTGGACCTCGACGAGGCCGTCGCGCGGGTACACGCGGGCGAGATCCAGAACTCCGCCACGGTCGCCGGACTGCTCGCCGCCGTAAGCGCCCGCACCCTCAACTGGAAGCCCCTGCGCCCGGCCGATCTCCCCTGGCCGGCCCCGCTCGCCGGCGAAACCCGGTAA
- a CDS encoding helix-turn-helix transcriptional regulator gives MATPPLSAAAQTFGERVRAQRHELGLSQEQLADECGLHWTFVGQVERGKRNISLHNILKLAEALKVDPSELVRGLRAPAAE, from the coding sequence ATGGCGACCCCACCACTCTCAGCAGCTGCCCAGACGTTCGGCGAACGGGTGCGCGCCCAGCGGCACGAGCTGGGCCTGAGCCAGGAGCAGCTGGCCGACGAGTGCGGGCTGCACTGGACGTTCGTGGGCCAGGTGGAGCGAGGCAAGCGGAACATCTCGCTGCACAACATCCTGAAGTTGGCCGAGGCGCTGAAGGTCGATCCCTCGGAGCTGGTGCGGGGGCTACGGGCACCGGCTGCGGAGTAG
- a CDS encoding antirestriction protein ArdA: MEHTTSHEGTIRNVNPTPGQPSRDERLIEQGIETAAQQERPIDDRTARYIAGQLHSGQASALYSLASTGNIIEEDVYHELYADLEDQTPEVASWVEALRAYCQARPDKGRVQGWAENAAALDRIDAARERARLLGGIAVAPEVAAIDGGSAADCVTPPDRLDELFGEPPDEEVGRVDELGWFGLIVNHGTGGGTIISQDDQGFRYVWETQDGEALDRRWQAILREYGVYEDALVEHERRGLEARHERVGYACPECEEPIVERAEGLDPATWTHQAGEPLCPMVGSAGYEPAQPGVWRDGEVVPLADEADGDDANGDGPRVWIASLADYTSGVLHGRWVAADRNAEDLQAAVARVLATSPARRRGEEAEEWAVHDYDGFEEDVTRVLGEWPSLDDLSKVAKGIAEHGLAYGAWVAYVGRADDELVDRFDEHYRGEWGSLTDYAEDSLQNIDFYRFLDDLPDDIRHYVTVDVEQYAEDIACDLHIADTPEGGVWVFEVQ, encoded by the coding sequence ATGGAACACACCACTTCACACGAAGGGACAATTAGAAACGTAAACCCGACGCCCGGGCAGCCGTCCCGTGACGAGCGCCTCATCGAACAAGGCATCGAGACAGCCGCCCAGCAGGAGCGGCCCATCGACGACCGCACTGCCCGCTACATCGCCGGGCAGCTGCACAGCGGCCAGGCTAGCGCCCTCTACAGCCTGGCGAGCACCGGCAACATCATCGAGGAGGACGTCTATCACGAGCTGTATGCCGACCTTGAGGACCAGACTCCGGAGGTCGCCTCCTGGGTGGAGGCACTCCGTGCCTACTGCCAGGCCCGGCCCGACAAGGGACGGGTGCAGGGCTGGGCCGAGAACGCCGCAGCCCTTGACCGCATCGACGCCGCGCGGGAGCGAGCACGTCTGCTCGGCGGCATCGCCGTTGCACCCGAAGTAGCCGCGATCGACGGGGGATCGGCGGCCGACTGCGTAACACCCCCGGACCGGCTCGACGAGCTGTTCGGCGAGCCGCCCGACGAGGAGGTCGGCCGGGTAGACGAGCTGGGCTGGTTCGGCCTGATCGTGAACCACGGCACCGGCGGCGGAACGATCATCTCCCAGGACGATCAGGGATTCCGCTACGTCTGGGAGACGCAGGACGGCGAGGCGCTTGACCGGCGTTGGCAGGCCATCCTCCGCGAGTACGGCGTCTACGAAGATGCACTAGTCGAGCACGAACGCCGCGGACTGGAAGCCCGTCACGAGCGGGTCGGATACGCCTGTCCGGAGTGCGAAGAGCCGATCGTCGAGCGAGCGGAAGGGCTCGACCCGGCAACCTGGACGCACCAGGCCGGCGAACCGCTCTGCCCGATGGTCGGCAGCGCCGGCTACGAACCAGCTCAGCCCGGCGTCTGGCGAGACGGTGAGGTTGTACCTCTGGCCGACGAAGCTGACGGCGATGACGCAAACGGGGATGGCCCGCGGGTCTGGATCGCCAGCCTGGCGGACTACACCAGCGGCGTCCTGCACGGCCGCTGGGTGGCTGCCGATCGGAATGCCGAAGATCTGCAAGCTGCGGTCGCCCGCGTCCTGGCGACCTCACCCGCCCGACGACGCGGCGAGGAGGCCGAGGAGTGGGCGGTCCACGACTACGACGGCTTTGAGGAAGACGTGACTCGTGTCCTAGGCGAGTGGCCGTCACTGGACGACCTGAGCAAGGTAGCCAAGGGCATCGCTGAGCACGGCCTCGCCTACGGCGCTTGGGTGGCGTACGTCGGCCGGGCAGACGACGAGCTAGTAGATCGGTTCGACGAGCACTACCGGGGCGAGTGGGGCTCCCTCACGGACTACGCCGAGGACTCCTTGCAGAACATCGACTTCTACCGCTTCCTGGACGACCTGCCGGACGACATACGGCACTACGTGACCGTGGATGTGGAGCAGTACGCCGAAGACATTGCATGTGACCTGCACATCGCGGATACCCCTGAGGGCGGGGTGTGGGTGTTCGAAGTGCAGTAG